CCGGCCACGTGCAGCAGGTGCACGAGATCCGCATCGACTGCGATCGCGACGTGGTCCTGCTCAAGGTCACCCAGCACGGCCACACGCCGGGCATCGCCTGCCACACCGGGCGCCACAGCTGCTTCTTCAGCGTGCTCAAGGATGGCGCCTGGCAGGCGGTGGATCCGGTCTTGAAAGACCCCGAACAAATCTACAAATGAACACCATGACCAGTACCGACGCCCTGGCGCAGCTTGCCGCCGTGATCGAAAGCCGCAAGCCGGCGCGCGGGGGCGATCCCGCCACCAGCTATGTCGCGCGCCTGCTGGCCAAGGGGCCGGACGCCTTTCTCAAGAAGGTGGGCGAAGAGGCGACCGAGGTGGTGATGGCCGCCAAGGATGTCGAGCACGGCGCCGAAGCCGTCAAGCTGGTCCATGAGATGGCCGACCTGTGGTTTCACTGCATGGTGGCGCTGGCGCACTTCGGCCTGCAGCCGGCCGACGTGATCGCGGAGCTGCAGCGCCGTGAAGGCATGAGCGGGCTGGAAGAAAAGGCGCTGCGCAAACTGCGCGAGCGCCAGGCACAGGAAGAGGAGCACCCATGAACGACGACATCATCGACGTGGACGCCGACGCGCGCGCCGAATCGCTCAAGACCATAGGCTGGGTCAGCTACCTGCTGCACCTGGCGGTGGCGATTGCCGCGGTGGTGCCGGGTGCGCAGCCGAGCGCGGCGCTCCTGATCGTGGCGCTGGTGATCGACCTGGTCAAGCGGGGCGACGCGGCCGGCACCTGGCAGGCCAGCCATTTTTCCTGGCGCATACGCAGCGTGGTCTGGGCCGGCGTGCTCTACATCGTGACGGCGCCGCTGTGGTTCTTTTTCATCCTGCCGGGCTGGATTGCCTGGGGGCTGATCTCGCTGTGGTTCCTCTACCGCATCGTGCGCGGCATGGTCGGCATGAACGAAGGGCGGGCGGTGCATGCCTGAGTCCAAGGTGCGTTTGCCGCTGAACCTGGCATTGCAGGGCGGCGGCTCGCACGGCGCCTTCACCTGGGGTGTGCTGGATGCGCTGCTGGAAGACGGGCGCTTCGCGCTCGACGGCATCAGCGGCACCAGCGCCGGCGCGATGAACGCCGTGGCCGTGGCCCAGGGCTTTGCACTGGCCGCAAACCAGAGCAAGGACCGCGAGGAAATCCACAGTCAGGGCTGTGCGCTGGCGCGCGAGACGCTGCGCACGCTGTGGGAGGGCGTGGGCAGGCTCGGCGCCATGCTCTGGGGCGTGCCGCTGCCGGGCAACCCGCTGGTGGGCATGATGTCGCAGTGGTTCTCGCCCTACCAGACCAATCCGCTCGATATCAACCCCTTGCGCAAGCTGCTGCGCGAGACCGTGGACTTTGCGCTGCTGCATGCCGAACACGGGCAGGTGCCCAAGGTCTTCGTCTGCGCCACCAACGTGCGTACCGGCCGCGGCGAGATCTTTTCCGGCAAGCAGCTGAGCATCGATTCGGTCATGGCTTCGGCCTGCCTGCCGATGATGTTCCAGGCCGTCAAGGTGGGCGAGGACCATTACTGGGACGGCGGCTATTCGGGCAACCCGGCGCTGTACCCGCTGATCTACCACACCGAGTGTTCGGACGTGCTGCTGGTGCAGATCAACCCGGTGCAGCACCGCGCGGTGCCCGAAAACGCCAGCGACATCGTCGACCGCATCAACGAGGTCACCTTCAACGCCAGCCTCCTGGCCGAGCTGCGCGCCATCGCCTTCGTGCGCCGTCTGCTGCGTGAGGGCAAGCTCGATCCCAAGCGCTACAAGGACGTGCGCGTGCACCGCATCGACGGCGGCGAGGTGCTCGCCCCCTTCGGGGCGGCCAGCAAGTCGCGTGCCGATACGCTCTTTCTGCGCCAGCTGTTCCAGCTGGGGCGCGAGGAGGGCAAGCGCTGGCTGCATCAGCACCACCACGATGTCGGGGTGCGCTGCAGCGTCGAATCCGCCGACGACGTGTGATCGGCGACACCCGCCAACGGAGCTCACTCACCATGCACCACGACCCTGATTGCCTGTTCTGCAAGATCATCGAAGGCAAGATCCCTTCGCAGAAGGTCCACGAGGACGAGCTCGTCTACGCCTTCAAGGACATCCGCCCGTGGGCACCGATCCACTTCCTGATCGTGCCCAGGGAGCACATCGCCTCGATGGAGCAGGCCGGGCCGGAGCACGCCCGGCTGCTGTCGCACATGCTGCTGCTCGGTCCGCGGCTGGCGCGCGAGCAGGGCAGCAATCCGTATCCGGACGGCGGCTACCGGCTGCAGATCAACACCGGCACCGAAGGCGGGCAGGAGGTCTACCACCTGCACATGCACGTGGTGGCCGGCGCGCGCCCCTGGCTCAAGTCCTGACACCCGGCGGCCCGCGCCGGGGAGCCGTCCGGCCTTGCCCTAAAATGACCGGTTCCACTCAGGAGGTTTTCAATGGGTTCGTTTTCCATCTGGCACTGGCTCATCGTGCTGCTCATCGTGGTCATGGTGTTCGGTACCAAGAAGCTCAAGAACATCGGCTCCGACCTCGGCGGCGCCGTCAAGGGCTTCAAGGACGGCATGAAGGAAGGCAGCTCGAGCGACGAGGCCAGCGCGAATGCCGCGCCCCCGGGGCAGGTGACCAACGCCGCGTCCGCCGACAAGACGACGATCGACGTCGAAGCCAAGCAAAAGAGCTGAAGCACGGGCAGTGATTTCGCATGCTTGACATCGGTCTGTCCAAAATGGCGCTGGTGGGCGTGGTGGCGCTGGTCGTCATCGGCCCCGAGAAGCTGCCGCGCGTGGCACGCACCGTCGGCGCCCTGCTGGGCAAGGCACAGCGCTACGTGGCCGACGTCAAGGCCGAGGTCAACCGCTCCATGGAGCTCGATGAGCTGCGCAAGATGAAGAGCACGGTGGAAAACGCCGCGCGCAACGTCGAGCAGAGCATTCAGACCGGGGCGAGCGAATTCGAGAAGGACTGGAAGGACGCGGTCGGCGACCTGGCCGACTCCAGCGCCGACCCCTTGCCCGACGACCCGGCGGCGCTGGCGCGCTACGTCCCCCCTTACCAGCGTCCGGACAAGCACTGGCGCGCCCGGCGCGGCGCGATCCCGCAGTGGTACAAGGCGCGCAGCCGCCTGCGCACGCACGTGCAATCCGGCGCGGCCCGGGTGGCGCGCTTCCGACCCAAGAAATCCCGTTGAACCCCTTGCGCCAGCGCGCTGCTGCGCGAGATGCCGACGCGCCGGGCCTGCCCGGGCGCCGGACACCCTAGCTTATGGCCCAGACCCCCGACCCCGAAGACGAACTTGCCGGCAGCGAGCAGCCCTTTGTCGAGCACCTGATGGAGCTGCGCAACCGGCTGGTCAAGGCCGTGCTGGCCGTGGGCGTGGTGGCGGGCGTGCTGTTCCTGTTCCCCGGACCGGGGCCGCTGTACGACTTCCTGGCCGCGCCGCTGGTGGCGCACCTGCCCCAGGGTGCGACGATGATCGCCACCTCGGTGATCTCGCCTTTCATGGTGCCGCTCAAGATCCTCTTGATGACGGCCTTCCTGATCGCGCTGCCGGTGGTGCTCTACCAGCTCTGGGCCTTCGTGGCGCCGGGCCTGTATTCGCACGAGAAAAAGACCGTACTGCCGCTGGTGGTGTCGAGCACCATCCTGTTCTTCCTGGGCGTGGCTTTCTGCTACTACTTCGTGTTCGGGCGGGTGTTCGCCTTCATCCAGAGCTTTGCGCCCAAGAGCATCACGGCGGCGCCGGACATCGAGGCCTACCTGGGCTTCGTACTCACCATGTTCCTGGCTTTCGGCGTGACCTTCGAGGTACCGATCGCGGTGGTGGTGCTGGTGCGCCTGGGCGTGATCAGCGTGGAAAAGCTCAAGCACGGGCGCGGCTACTTCATCGTCGGCTCGTTCGTCATCGCCGCCATCATCACGCCGCCGGACGTGGTCTCGCAGCTGGCGCTGGCCATTCCCATGTGCCTGCTCTACGAGGTCGGCATCTGGGCCGCGCAGCTCTTCGCTCGCGGCCGCCCGCCAGAGGACGAAACCGCCGAGCAGGGCGAGAGTTCGCCGTCGTCCGGCCCGCCCTGAACCCGCGTCGCGGCTTCATCTGGCTTCGCAATCAACAAGACAACTGCCTCGCTTCGCCTTGCCGTACCAGGTGTACTGCCTGCGGCTTCGCGCCTTGTTCTCTTGTGGATTGCACATCCGCATCAGCGCCGGCGCGGCTGGCTGGGGCGCACGCTGGGCACCAGCGCCAGCTGCAGTTGCTTGTCACCGCGCTGGACTTTGAAGTCGGCACTGGTCGCGGGCGTGAGCGCGGCCACCGCCGAGAGCAATTGCCGCACGGTGCGCACCGGCTTGCCCTGTACCTGCAGCACCACGTCGCCAGGCAGCATGCCCCCCTGGGCGGCCGGCCCGTTGTGCAGCACGCCGGTGATGATCACGCCCTCGCTGGCGCGCACGCCGAAGACCTGCGCGAGCTCGGGCGAGAGCGTGCTCGGCTCCACGCCTATCCAGCCGCGCGTCACGCGCCCCTCGCGCACGATGCTCTCGAGCACGTAGCGCGCGGTGGACACCGGGATGGCAAAGCCTATGCCCAGGCTGCCGCCGTCGCGCGAATAGATCGCGGTGTTGATGCCCATGAGGTTGCCGTTGACGTCCACCAGCGCACCGCCGGAATTGCCGGGGTTGATCGCCGCGTCGGTCTGGATGAAGTTCTCGAAGGTGTTGATGCCCAGCTCGCTGCGCTCCAGCGCCGAGACGATGCCGCTGGTGACGGTCTGCCCCATGCCGAAGGGGTTGCCTATCGCCAGCACCCGGTCGCCCACGGCAAGGTGGCTGGAGTCGCCCAGCACGATGACCGGAAGCGCGTCCAGGCTGATCTTCAGGATCGCCAGATCGGTCTCGGGGTCGGTGCCTATCACCTGGGCGCTGGCATGGCGGCTGTCGGCCAGCGCCACTTCGATCTCGTCGGCGCCTTCCACCACGTGGTTGTTCGTCAGGATGTAGCCGTCGGGACTGACGATGACGCCGCTGCCCAGCCCGGTCTGCGAGCGCGGCCCCTGCTCACCGAAGAAGAAGCGAAACCAGG
This portion of the Comamonas flocculans genome encodes:
- a CDS encoding histidine triad nucleotide-binding protein: MHHDPDCLFCKIIEGKIPSQKVHEDELVYAFKDIRPWAPIHFLIVPREHIASMEQAGPEHARLLSHMLLLGPRLAREQGSNPYPDGGYRLQINTGTEGGQEVYHLHMHVVAGARPWLKS
- the tatB gene encoding Sec-independent protein translocase protein TatB; translated protein: MLDIGLSKMALVGVVALVVIGPEKLPRVARTVGALLGKAQRYVADVKAEVNRSMELDELRKMKSTVENAARNVEQSIQTGASEFEKDWKDAVGDLADSSADPLPDDPAALARYVPPYQRPDKHWRARRGAIPQWYKARSRLRTHVQSGAARVARFRPKKSR
- a CDS encoding patatin-like phospholipase family protein encodes the protein MPESKVRLPLNLALQGGGSHGAFTWGVLDALLEDGRFALDGISGTSAGAMNAVAVAQGFALAANQSKDREEIHSQGCALARETLRTLWEGVGRLGAMLWGVPLPGNPLVGMMSQWFSPYQTNPLDINPLRKLLRETVDFALLHAEHGQVPKVFVCATNVRTGRGEIFSGKQLSIDSVMASACLPMMFQAVKVGEDHYWDGGYSGNPALYPLIYHTECSDVLLVQINPVQHRAVPENASDIVDRINEVTFNASLLAELRAIAFVRRLLREGKLDPKRYKDVRVHRIDGGEVLAPFGAASKSRADTLFLRQLFQLGREEGKRWLHQHHHDVGVRCSVESADDV
- the tatA gene encoding Sec-independent protein translocase subunit TatA, with amino-acid sequence MGSFSIWHWLIVLLIVVMVFGTKKLKNIGSDLGGAVKGFKDGMKEGSSSDEASANAAPPGQVTNAASADKTTIDVEAKQKS
- the tatC gene encoding twin-arginine translocase subunit TatC; protein product: MAQTPDPEDELAGSEQPFVEHLMELRNRLVKAVLAVGVVAGVLFLFPGPGPLYDFLAAPLVAHLPQGATMIATSVISPFMVPLKILLMTAFLIALPVVLYQLWAFVAPGLYSHEKKTVLPLVVSSTILFFLGVAFCYYFVFGRVFAFIQSFAPKSITAAPDIEAYLGFVLTMFLAFGVTFEVPIAVVVLVRLGVISVEKLKHGRGYFIVGSFVIAAIITPPDVVSQLALAIPMCLLYEVGIWAAQLFARGRPPEDETAEQGESSPSSGPP
- a CDS encoding DUF4870 family protein, giving the protein MNDDIIDVDADARAESLKTIGWVSYLLHLAVAIAAVVPGAQPSAALLIVALVIDLVKRGDAAGTWQASHFSWRIRSVVWAGVLYIVTAPLWFFFILPGWIAWGLISLWFLYRIVRGMVGMNEGRAVHA
- a CDS encoding phosphoribosyl-ATP diphosphatase, which produces MTSTDALAQLAAVIESRKPARGGDPATSYVARLLAKGPDAFLKKVGEEATEVVMAAKDVEHGAEAVKLVHEMADLWFHCMVALAHFGLQPADVIAELQRREGMSGLEEKALRKLRERQAQEEEHP
- a CDS encoding trypsin-like peptidase domain-containing protein, producing MKRLWLVFSQAVTVTLALWFVVATLQPGWLGRAALRTPAGITLYEAPGQASTGQEAAPGSFSPAARKASPAVVSITTSKAVRDPRNSDPWFRFFFGEQGPRSQTGLGSGVIVSPDGYILTNNHVVEGADEIEVALADSRHASAQVIGTDPETDLAILKISLDALPVIVLGDSSHLAVGDRVLAIGNPFGMGQTVTSGIVSALERSELGINTFENFIQTDAAINPGNSGGALVDVNGNLMGINTAIYSRDGGSLGIGFAIPVSTARYVLESIVREGRVTRGWIGVEPSTLSPELAQVFGVRASEGVIITGVLHNGPAAQGGMLPGDVVLQVQGKPVRTVRQLLSAVAALTPATSADFKVQRGDKQLQLALVPSVRPSQPRRR